A genomic region of Thunnus maccoyii chromosome 13, fThuMac1.1, whole genome shotgun sequence contains the following coding sequences:
- the chm gene encoding rab proteins geranylgeranyltransferase component A 1 — MAAEDLPSDFDVVILGTGLAESVVAAACSRVGQRVLHLDRRSYYAGNWASFTFNGLLTWIQQHHEEPHPEEEVQDWSSLLEEGEELICLSKSDSASVSNLQVFCFASEEDEEEEAPNTTEEEKGGGADEEEHVKETAEGETADSKEEETKEKRQETADRQEAEEEEEEAAQVEGEEPDAGESRPSAAPSQSGPTRKKISYAQLVKEGRRFNIDLVSKLMYSRGSLVDLLIKSNVSRYAEFKNVTRILTYRHGNVEQVPCSRADVFASRQLTVVEKRKLMRFLTSCAEETEEQLAYNGRPYLEFLHDQQLGDNLQHFLLHSIAMATEDTPTEVGLASTRHFLRCLGRYGNTPFLFPVYGLGEIPQCFCRMCAVFGGIYCLRHSVHCLLVDTETNRCKAVIDSRGQRISCSHFVVEDSYVLAERKRVATPTRCISRAVVITDGSVLPGNSDQQVSMVTVPPIEAGSPAVKMVELCPSTMTCMPGTYLVHLTCQSVGSAYEDLSPVVTRMFRTPESHDQDERPSVLWCLYFNMADGSSVEVEGHDLPSNVYVCSGPDGGLGHEHAVRQAEFIFQKILPEEEFCPPAPNPEDIIYDGENTSSSAGEEMKEEEEEEEEEKQEMKEEEEKQEMKEEEEVLEQQSLQTEE, encoded by the exons ATGGCTGCGGAGGATCTGCCGTCTGATTTTGACGTCGTCATTCTGGGCACAG GTCTTGCTGAGTCGGTGGTAGCAGCAGCTTGTTCCAGAGTTGGACAGAGAGTTCTTCACCTCGACAG gAGGAGTTACTATGCAGGGAACTGGGCCAGCTTCACCTTTAACGGCCTGCTCACCTGGATACAACAACACCAT GAGGAGCCTCACCCGGAGGAGGAGGTCCAGGATTGGTCGAGCTTGttggaggaaggggaggagctGATCTGTCTGTCGAAGTCAGACTCCGCCTCCGTCAGTAACCTGCAGGTGTTCTGTTTCGCCAG tgaggaagatgaggaggaggaggctccaaacaccacagaagaagaaaagggaggaggagCCGATGAAGAGGAACATGTGAAAGAAACAGCAGAGGGAGAAACTGCAG attcaaaagaagaagaaacaaaagagaagcgacaggaaacagcagacagacaggaagcagaagaagaagaagaagag GCAGCCcaggtggagggggaggagccTGATGCAGGTGAGTCACGCCCCTCTGCTGCTCCCAGCCAATCAGGGCCAACCAGGAAGAAGATCAGCTACGCTCAGCTGGTGAAGGAAGGACGCAGGTTTAACATCGACCTGGTTTCCAAG cTGATGTATTCTCGCGGCTCATTGGTCGATCTGCTCATCAAATCAAATGTCAGTCGCTATGCAGAGTTCAAGAACGTCACCAGGATACTCACTTATCGCCACGGAAACGTGGAACAG gtgcCCTGCAGCAGAGCCGATGTGTTCGCCAGTCGTCAGCTGACTGTGGTAGAAAAGAGGAAGTTGATGCGTTTCTTGACGTCTTGTGcggaggagacagaggagcagCTGG cCTACAACGGTCGGCCATATTTGGAGTTCCTGCATGACCAGCAGCTTGGTGACAACCTCCAGCACTTCCTGCTCCACTccatcgccatggcaacagaagACACACCCACAGAGGTGGGCCTCGCCTCCACGCGTCACTTCCTGCGCTGCCTGGGTCGCTATGGCAACACGcccttcctgtttcctgtctacGGCCTTGGAGAGATACCCCAATGTTTCTGTAG gatgtgtgctgtgtttggaggaATCTACTGTCTGAGACACTCAGTCCACTGTCTGCTGGTCGACACGGAAACCAACAG GTGTAAGGCGGTGATTGACAGCCGCGGACAGCGAATCAGCTGCAGCCATTTTGTGGTTGAGGATAGCTACGTGCTGGCGGAGCGGAAGAGGGTGGCCACACCCACCAG GTGTATCTCCAGAGCTGTTGTGATAACTGACGGCTCCGTTCTGCCCGGCAACTCCGACCAACAG gttTCCATGGTAACGGTCCCTCCAATAGAAGCAGGGTCTCCGGCGGTGAAGATGGTGGAGCTGTGTCCGTCCACGATGACCTGCATGCCGGGAACAT ATTTGGTCCACCTCACCTGTCAGTCTGTTGGCTCCGCCTACGAGGACCTGTCGCCGGTGGTTACCAGGATGTTCCGCACGCCAGAGTCACATGAccaag acGAGCGTCCGTCTGTCCTCTGGTGTCTCTACTTCAACATGGCCGACGGTTCCAGTGTGGAGGTCGAAGGTCACGACCTGCCGTCTAACGTGTACGTTTGCTCCGGACCGGACGGCGGTTTGGGACACGAACACGCCGTCAGACAG GCTGAGTTCATCTTCCAGAAGATTCTCCCCGAGGAGGAATTCTGTCCTCCGGCTCCGAACCCTGAAGACATCATCTACGACGGAGAAaacacctcctcctccgccggggaggagatgaaggaggaggaggaggaggaggaggaggagaaacaggagatgaaggaggaggaggagaaacaggagatgaaggaggaggaggaggtgttggAGCAGCAGAGTCTTCAGACTGAGGAGTAA